The following DNA comes from Prosthecobacter sp. SYSU 5D2.
GATGCACCACATACGGGTCCGTGATGGGCAGGATGACGCGGAAACCGGGACCAAAGGCCGCCTCCAGCTCCGTCTCCAGATAGATCACATTCGGCACACCCTCCGCCGTCTGCTTGTCATTCATGCCATGGTCCGCCGTCACACCCACGATCGCGCCCAGCTCCAGCAGCTTGCCGATCTCCGCATCAATCGCGGCATAAAAATCCACCACCTCCTCCTCATGCGGCGCATGTTTGTGCTGCATGTAATCCGTCGTGGACAGGTAGAGAAAATCCGCCCGCCCGGCCGCCAGCAGCGCCGCGCCCGCCCGCAGCACATACACACTGGCCTCGCCGCTGTAGATCTCCGGCTGCGGGCCACACAGCGCCTCCACATCCTCGATGCCATGCGTCTCCAGCACCGCCGACCGCGCCTTCTCCGTGGAAAAGGCGATGCCGCCTTCCGAGATCAGGCCGGAGGCAAAAATGTCCCGCAGCTTTTCCTTCGCTGTCACCACCGCCACCTTGCGTCCGGCCCGCTGCGCATGCGGAAACAGCGTCTCCACACGCAGATACTGCGCGGAGTTCATCATCACCTCCTGGCCCGTCGTCGTGTCATAAAAAAAGTTCCCGCCGATGCCATGCACACTCGGCGGCACACCGGTCACGATGCTGGAATTGTTCACGTTGGTAAACGTCGGCATCGCCGCACGCGCAAACCCGCGCCAGCCGTTCACACTGAGGCGGGCCAGGTTCGGCATCCGGCCACGGGCCAGCGCCACATCCAGATATTCATCCGCAGATCCGTCCAGGCAGATGACGGCGATGGGGCGCGCAGGCGGATGGTAGGTGCGGCCGTTGACGGAAAAGGTAGCTGCGTTTGGCATAAAAGAATCGTTGGTTAGGCTGGAGTGAGGTCTGAAAGGTCGAGCTGATAGGCAAACACACGTTCGCCGTCCTTGTTCACCAGCTCCGCGCTCAGCCGGGCCGGAGTGACGGTGGAGTCAATGTCCATCACCAGGAACACATGCGGCTCCACCGCGCTGCGCACCAGGTCCGGATGATAAACATTCAGCGAAGGAATGGTACTGTTATGAATGGGCGACGCGATGAACTGCACCAGGTCATAACCCACCGCCTTCTGGGTCGGATACTTCAGCACACGGCTGGCATGGATGTCACCGCCCACATAGATCACACCGGGAATCTTGTGGTCGCCGATGAACTTTTCCAGCGCCTTGCGCTCATGCGCGTAGCTGCCCCAGTCATCCAGCTCCTTGTTCTCCTTGTCATCCCAGATCATGCCGCAGGCCAGCAGCTTGAAGGGTGCGGTGGAGGCCAGCAGCTTTTCCTGCAGCCATTCCCACTGCACACGGCCTAACAAAGAGGGTTTCACGGGTGATGCATAGGAGGCCTCCGTCATGGCAAACCAGCGCGCATCCAGCATGAAGACCTCCACCGGCCCATAACGGAAGCTGGTGTAAATGCCCTCCTTGCCATCGCCATAGGCCGCCTGCGGGCGGTAGCGCGTAAAGACCAGGCGGCTGTTTTCCTTCCCCACCGCCAGGCCGGAGCTGTCATTGCCGGCAAAGTCATGGTCATCCCACGTCCACCAGCAGGGCCGGTTGCGCAGCAGCTCCTGATACTCCGGCACCGCCGCAAATTCCTGATGCCGCCGCGTCTGCACCTCCAGCTCCGTGCTGTCAATGTAAGGCGTGTCGCCGATGAGCATCACCGCATCCACCTGCTCCGCCGCCATGCGCTTCCACACCGCCCGGCTGCCCGCATCCTCCTTCGCACAGGAGCTGATCGCCAGGCGCACCTTGCCAGCGCTGGCCGCCTTCGGTGCCGTGGCAAAAACCTGCTCCGCATCTCCTGCGATGACCATTTCCCCATTCAGCACCCGGTAGCGATACCGGCTGCCCGCCTCCAGCCCTTCCACCCGCCAGTGCAGGCAGAGATCCTGCGCCGCTTCCGCCTGGGCCGCGATGCGTTTCGCTGCGCCCCCATTCTCCGGCGTCACCTCCAGCACATACTCCCCCGCCGCCTGCGCCCGCATCCACAGGAAGCTCATCGTCTCCTCCGTGTGCCCCACGATTGGCCCCAGCCGCCCCACCTCCTTTGTCTCCGCCCCCCTCACCGGCAAAGCCGCCCCCGCGCCCAGCGCAAAAGCATTGGAAACAAACTCACGGCGGCTCAGCGGTGACTGCGGCGGACAGTTGGAAGGCATCATTCGACGTACAACTAAAGCACCACAAAGTTTCTTTCAAGAAACAAAACCGCCACATAGAAAAAAACAGTCTTCAGTCTTCAGTCTTCAGTCTTCAGTTTCCAGTTTCCAGTTTCCAGCGCTCCCTTGCCCCAAGCTCCCTGCTCCCTGCTCCCTTGCCCCAAGCTCCCTGCTCCCTGCTCCCTGCTCCCTGCTCCCTGCTCCCTGCTCCCTGCTCCCTGCTCCCTGCTCCCTGCTCCCTGCTCCCTGCTCCCTGCCCCACGCCCCTCCGTCATTCGTCATTCGCCATTCTCTCCACGCCCCCTGCCCCCTGCTTAAAATCCTGTTAATCCTGTATCAAAAGCCCGCCCACAACTCCACAGGCACTTAGCAAGTGCCACTCCATGTCCCCGTCAATACCGCCGCCCCAAAAACACACACAGCACCCGCGCATCCTTCGCCGTTTCATTAAACAGCCTGTGCTTCGTCTCCGCATCAAAGTACAGGCTGTCTCCGGCCTGGAGCTCATAGGTCTCCTCGTCAAACTCAAAGGTCACCTTGCCTTCCAGCACCATCAAAAACTCCTCTCCCTCGTGCGGCAATGCCTCCATGCGCCCGCCGCGTGCCGGGATGCGCAGCTCAAAAGGGTCCATGGCCCGGTCCGCGCGCCGGTGCGCCAGGGATTCATAGTCAATGTTCGACTGCGTGCGGTCGCGCTCGATCATCTTGCGCTCATCCTTTCTCACCACGCTCAGTCTGGGCCTGGCGTCCAGCCCGTCCAGCAGCACAGACAGCTTCACGCCCAGCGCCTCGCTCAGCTTGGCCAGCGTCGGCAGCGTCGGCGTCACGCGGAAGTTTTCCACCTTGGACAGGATGCCCTTTCCCACGCCGGAAGCCGCCGCGACCTCATCCAGGGTCATGCCTTTGTCCAGGCGGGTTTGACGGAGGCGTTGGGCGAGTTCGACAAGGTTCATGATTGAGGGGGCTTCTGGCCGCCGATCATCACATCCACCTGCTGCCCCACATAGAGCTGCTTTCCTTCAGGGACCGGCAGCTCATAAATGACCTGAAGCACCCGCGTGTCAACGCGCTCCGTGCTCGCCCCGGTCAGCGACTGCTTGGGAATCACAAACGGCTCAATGCGCACAAACTTCAGCGGAAACGGCGTCAGGGAATCCCCCTTCACATAGGCCACCGCATCCTCGTCCTTGCGCACCTGCATCGCATTCTGCTCATCCACATCCGCCCGCACCTGCAGCTTGTCCAGATCCCCCAGGATCATCGCCGGCAGCCGGTTTTGAATGGACGCATACTCCCCCTCGCGGATGTTCACTTGTAAAATCGTGCCCGGCCTCGGCGCCCGGATCGTCAGCCGCTCGATGAGCATCTGAATCTGCTTCACATCCGCCTGCGCCGCCGCCAGTTGTGCCTCGGCGGAGCCCACCTGTGCCAGCGCCACCGTCAGGTCATTCGTGCGGTTGCGCAGATCATCCTGGCTGATCGCCCGCTGGTCGGTGATGGATTTCAGCCGGTCCAGATTGTCCTGCACCTTCAATTTTTGCGCCAGGGTCACATCCAGCATCGCCTGGTTCACCGCCACCGCCGCCTGCGCCTGGATGAGCTGTGCCTGCAGCTCCCGGTCATCCAGTTGCAGCAGCGCATCTCCCACTTCCACCTGCTGGCTCACCCTCACCATCACCTTCGTCACCAGCCCGGCGATGGGCGTGCCGATGGCC
Coding sequences within:
- a CDS encoding biotin/lipoyl-binding protein; the encoded protein is MNIFPLVIRYGTIAVALFGVFSMTQVLQQIRAQENVIPPPPVKPPEKPVGTRLAATGIIEAREENVAIGTPIAGLVTKVMVRVSQQVEVGDALLQLDDRELQAQLIQAQAAVAVNQAMLDVTLAQKLKVQDNLDRLKSITDQRAISQDDLRNRTNDLTVALAQVGSAEAQLAAAQADVKQIQMLIERLTIRAPRPGTILQVNIREGEYASIQNRLPAMILGDLDKLQVRADVDEQNAMQVRKDEDAVAYVKGDSLTPFPLKFVRIEPFVIPKQSLTGASTERVDTRVLQVIYELPVPEGKQLYVGQQVDVMIGGQKPPQS
- a CDS encoding cupin domain-containing protein, coding for MNLVELAQRLRQTRLDKGMTLDEVAAASGVGKGILSKVENFRVTPTLPTLAKLSEALGVKLSVLLDGLDARPRLSVVRKDERKMIERDRTQSNIDYESLAHRRADRAMDPFELRIPARGGRMEALPHEGEEFLMVLEGKVTFEFDEETYELQAGDSLYFDAETKHRLFNETAKDARVLCVFLGRRY
- a CDS encoding alkaline phosphatase D family protein, with protein sequence MMPSNCPPQSPLSRREFVSNAFALGAGAALPVRGAETKEVGRLGPIVGHTEETMSFLWMRAQAAGEYVLEVTPENGGAAKRIAAQAEAAQDLCLHWRVEGLEAGSRYRYRVLNGEMVIAGDAEQVFATAPKAASAGKVRLAISSCAKEDAGSRAVWKRMAAEQVDAVMLIGDTPYIDSTELEVQTRRHQEFAAVPEYQELLRNRPCWWTWDDHDFAGNDSSGLAVGKENSRLVFTRYRPQAAYGDGKEGIYTSFRYGPVEVFMLDARWFAMTEASYASPVKPSLLGRVQWEWLQEKLLASTAPFKLLACGMIWDDKENKELDDWGSYAHERKALEKFIGDHKIPGVIYVGGDIHASRVLKYPTQKAVGYDLVQFIASPIHNSTIPSLNVYHPDLVRSAVEPHVFLVMDIDSTVTPARLSAELVNKDGERVFAYQLDLSDLTPA
- the phnA gene encoding phosphonoacetate hydrolase, translating into MPNAATFSVNGRTYHPPARPIAVICLDGSADEYLDVALARGRMPNLARLSVNGWRGFARAAMPTFTNVNNSSIVTGVPPSVHGIGGNFFYDTTTGQEVMMNSAQYLRVETLFPHAQRAGRKVAVVTAKEKLRDIFASGLISEGGIAFSTEKARSAVLETHGIEDVEALCGPQPEIYSGEASVYVLRAGAALLAAGRADFLYLSTTDYMQHKHAPHEEEVVDFYAAIDAEIGKLLELGAIVGVTADHGMNDKQTAEGVPNVIYLETELEAAFGPGFRVILPITDPYVVHHGALGSFAQVHVPEGADVAAIQHWLLGQKGISECHVRATGARLMELPEDRMGDLVVASGKDVVLGRSTEYHDLKSIAGPLRSHGGRYEEMVPLLFSEPLNAAYAARGRADVRNFDIFEITCNGTHGA